GTCGATGCCGACGCACGCAAGCAGGAAGCCGAGCGCGATGGCCGCCCATGTCTTGGCTGTGCGGGCCATGCCCATCGCCGTCAGAAGCGCGAATGCAAGCGCCATCAGGGCTACGTAATCCGCCGGGCCGAAGGACACTGCAAGCCGTGCCAGCGGCACCGCAAGGAAGCTCAAGAGGATCACCGTGAGCGTTCCGCCGACGAAGCTGGCGATACCGCTGAGGGCCAGCGCCGCGGCGCCGCGTCCCTGCTGCGCCAGCGGATAGCCGTCCAGCGTGGTCATCACCAGCCCGGGGTCGCCGGGGATGTTGAGGAGGATGGACGATATGCGCCCGCCGTAACCGCTGCCGTAATAGATGCCGGCCAGCAGGATGAGCGCGCTTTCCGGCGGCAGTTGCAGCGAGAAGCACAGCGGCAGCAACAGGACGATGGCGTTGATGGGCCCGATGCCGGGCAATGCCCCGATGGCGGTGCCGAGAGCGGCGCCGATGAACGCCAACGACAGGTTGAACGGCGTCAGCGCGACGCTGAATCCATAGGCGAGCGATGCGAGCGCTTCCATGTCAGATCCCCAGCGGGCCGCGCGGCAGCGGCAGTCCGAGTCCGGTATCGATGATCAGCAGGAAGGCGGCCGCCAGCAGGATCGATGCGATGATGGAGCCCAGCCACGGGCCGCGAAAGGCGCGCGCGGTGACGAGGCCGAGCAAAGCCGTTGCCGGGACGAATCCCAGCGGCAGCAGCAGGAACGGGTAGACGAGCGAGGCGATGGCGACGCTGGCGACGCGCATCCTGTGCCCGGCCTCCACGTCGATCGCCTCGGGGCGAAGCATGATGCTGGCGCCTGCCAGGGCCAGTACGGCCCCGGCGATGGTCGGGAAGGCTTTCGGCCCGATCGGGTCCGAGGCGAATGGCACGGAGAGCGACTGGGCATGCCAGATGGCCCCGATGCCGAGCAGGAGCAGCAATGCGCCGCTGGCCCGGTCCACTGTCTTGGCGGCAAGCGGCGTCATGGCTTGCGCCTCAGTTGCCGGAGGTCGGCAGGCCGACTTCGGAAGCGAGTTCGCGGAAGGCAGCCGTGCGCTCCTTGGCGAAGGCGTCGAAATCCGCGCCCACGAGATCGTATTCGAACAGGCCCTGCTCGCCGCGCACCTTCTGCCATTCCGGGTTTGCGTTGAGTTTTGTCAGCGCGTCGACCCAGTAGGCATACTCCTCGTCGGAGATGCGGGGCGGTGCATAGAAGCCGCGCACGATGGGC
This genomic window from Aureimonas sp. OT7 contains:
- a CDS encoding tripartite tricarboxylate transporter TctB family protein; this translates as MTPLAAKTVDRASGALLLLLGIGAIWHAQSLSVPFASDPIGPKAFPTIAGAVLALAGASIMLRPEAIDVEAGHRMRVASVAIASLVYPFLLLPLGFVPATALLGLVTARAFRGPWLGSIIASILLAAAFLLIIDTGLGLPLPRGPLGI